The following coding sequences lie in one Arachis hypogaea cultivar Tifrunner chromosome 9, arahy.Tifrunner.gnm2.J5K5, whole genome shotgun sequence genomic window:
- the LOC112712331 gene encoding protein RDM16 isoform X2, with protein MQKELAEKLKKIPQLNKSSTQNSHGSTKPDESAIPSVSAGVASKPSISSPSGPAVNVPVLSSGASGSTAAGIPTPTPANYEAVRRAQELAARMGFRQDPQFAPLINMFPGQVVADIAVPQKPTKAPVLRLDAQGREIDEHGNVVNVTKPSNLSTLKVNINKQKKDSFEILKPVLDVDPDSNPHFDPSMGINKNKFLRVKRQFQFVEEGKWSKDAEIIKLKSKFGEAQAKEQKAKLAQLAKAKAAPDINPNLIEITERVVIKEKPREQIPEIEWWDVPLLQSGNYGDTADGTIGEDKLKMEKITFYVEHPRPIEPPAEPAPPPPQPLKLTKKEQKKLRTQRRLAKEKERQEMIRQGVIEPPKSKVKISNLMKVLGSEATQDPTRLEKEIRSAAAEREQAHIDRNIARKLTPAELREKKERKLFDDPSTVETLVSLYKINDLSHPKARFRVDVNAQENRLSGCAVISDGITVVVVEGGSKSIKRYGKLMLRRINWSEFSKETEENEDSDDDKPVNKCSLVWQGSVAKPSFNRFTVHDCITEAAARKVFVDAGVPHYWDLAVNYVEDEAV; from the exons ATGCAGAAAGAGTTGGCCGAGAAGCTGAAGAAGATTCCTCAG TTGAACAAGAGTTCTACACAGAACTCACACGGAAGCACAAAACCTGATGAATCTGCCATTCCCTCTGTTAGTGCTGGAGTGGCATCAAAACCTTCTATCTCATCACCATCTGGACCTGCAGTAAACGTACCAGTTCTTTCTTCAGGAGCTAGTGGCTCGACTGCCGCTGGTATTCCAACTCCAACTCCAGCCAACTATGAAGCTGTCAGGCGTGCTCAGGAGCTTGCTGCTAGAATGGGATTTAGGCAAGACCCACAGTTTGCTCCTCTTATAAACATGTTTCCAGGTCAAGTGGTAGCAGATATTGCCGTTCCACAGAAACCCACCAAAGCCCCTGTTCTTCGTCTTGATGCTCAGGGAAGGGAAATTGATGAACATGGAAATGTTGTTAATGTGACTAAGCCAAGTAACCTTAGCACATTAAAG GTCAACATTAACAAACAGAAGAAAGATTCATTTGAAATACTAAAGCCTGTTTTAGATGTCGATCCTGATAGTAATCCCCATTTTGATCCAAGTATGGGTATAAATAAAAACAAGTTCTTGAGGGTCAAGAGACAATTTCAGTTTGTGGAGGAAGGAAAATGGTCAAAAGAtgctgaaataataaaattaaag AGCAAATTTGGGGAAGCTCAAGCAAAAGAGCAGAAGGCCAAGCTAGCACAATTGGCAAAGGCAAAGGCTGCTCCTGATATAAACCCGAACTTAATAGAAATAACAGAGAGGGTTGTAATTAAAGAGAAACCCAGGGAACAAATTCCAGAAATTGAGTGGTG GGATGTACCTCTTCTGCAATCTGGAAATTATGGTGACACTGCTGATGGAACCATAGGAGAAGACAAACTGAAAATGGAGAAAATCACTTTTTATGTGGAGCATCCTCGTCCTATTGAACCACCTGCTGAGCCTGCACCTCCACCACCTCAACCCCTCAAACTAACCAAGAAGGAACAGAAGAAACTCAGGACACAGCGGCGATTGGCCAAGGAGAAAGAGAGGCAGGAGATGATAAGACAAGGCGTAATAGAACCTCCAAAATCAAAGGTCAAGATTAGCAATTTGATGAAAGTACTTGGCTCTGAAGCAACACAAGATCCTACTCGGCTTGAAAAGGAAATACGAAGTGCAGCTGCTGAACGTGAGCAGGCTCATATAGATAGGAATATTGCACGCAAGCTTACTCCTGCTGAGCTGCGGGAGAAGAAGGAGAGGAAGCTGTTTGATGACCCTAGTACAGTGGAAACACTGGTCTCACTTTACAAGATTAATGACCTATCACATCCAAAGGCCCGCTTTAGAGTTGATGTGAATGCTCAGGAGAATCGTTTGAGTGGATGTGCTGTGATTAGCGATGGTATTACGGTAGTTGTGGTTGAAGGTGGAAGCAAGTCGATCAAGAGGTATGGGAAACTTATGCTGAGGCGTATAAATTGGAGCGAATTTTCAAAAGAGACCGAGGAAAATGAAGATTCGGATGACGATAAACCGGTGAATAAGTGTTCTCTAGTATGGCAAGGAAGTGTCGCCAAACCGAGCTTCAACAGGTTTACTGTCCATGACTGCATCACCGAAGCAGCTGCTCGCAAAGTTTTTGTGGATGCTGGTGTTCCCCATTATTGGGACCTAGCTGTCAACTATGTAGAAGATGAAGCTGTTTGA
- the LOC112712330 gene encoding cationic peroxidase 1-like, whose product MAFNKCWLILAITLCVIGIGSGDDDHELLSENFYHKTCPKAVETIRKAVIDAVSQEPRMGASLLRLHFHDCFVQGCDASVLLDDTLNFIGEKNSGPNKNSLRGFEVIDSIKSQLESMCPSVVSCADILALAARDAVSALKGPRWEVKLGRRDSTTASLSESNSDLPAPFFNLSSLITAFQKKNFTIQEMVTLSGGHTIGRVRCKFFRDRIYNESNIDPSFAEAMKALCPSAKGDGDDNLSPFDSTTPDTFDNAFYQNLVNQRGLVHSDQQLYANGAGITDSQVFMYSRNFGRFKKDFADAMVKMSLLSPLTGNNGQIRTTCRFVNN is encoded by the exons ATGGCATTTAACAAGTGTTGGTTGATTTTGGCAATAACATTATGTGTTATTGGGATTGGTTcaggtgatgatgatcatgagtTGTTAAGTGAAAATTTCTATCACAAAACGTGTCCGAAAGCTGTTGAAACCATTAGGAAGGCAGTGATTGATGCTGTTTCCCAAGAGCCTCGCATGGGTGCTTCCTTGCTTCGCCtccatttccatgattgttttgTCCAA GGATGTGATGCATCGGTATTGCTAGATGACACCCTAAACTTCATAGGTGAGAAGAATTCAGGTCCCAACAAGAACTCATTGAGGGGTTTTGAAGTCATTGACAGCATCAAATCCCAATTGGAGTCCATGTGTCCTTCTGTTGTTTCTTGTGCTGACATCTTAGCTCTTGCTGCCAGAGATGCTGTTTCTGCT CTAAAAGGACCAAGATGGGAGGTTAAATTGGGGAGAAGAGACTCAACCACTGCAAGTttaagtgagtctaattcagacTTACCTGCTCCCTTCTTCAATCTCAGTTCCCTTATCACTGCTTTCCAAAAGAAAAATTTCACCATCCAAGAAATGGTTACTTTATCag GTGGCCACACAATAGGACGAGTGAGGTGCAAATTCTTCAGAGACAGGATTTACAATGAGAGCAACATAGATCCAAGCTTTGCAGAAGCAATGAAAGCATTGTGTCCCTCTGCAAAAGGTGATGGAGATGACAACCTCTCTCCCTTTGATTCAACCACTCCAGACACTTTTGACAATGCTTTCTATCAGAATCTTGTGAATCAAAGGGGTCTTGTGCACTCTGATCAGCAGCTCTATGCTAATGGAGCAGGCATCACTGACTCTCAGGTCTTTATGTATAGCAGAAACTTTGGTCGTTTCAAGAAGGATTTTGCAGATGCCATGGTTAAGATGAGCCTGCTTTCTCCTCTCACTGGCAATAATGGTCAAATCAGAACTACATGCAGATTTgttaataattag